One segment of Acetoanaerobium noterae DNA contains the following:
- a CDS encoding AAA family ATPase has protein sequence MIAQLIKNVEQVVIGKNEIIEKIIIALLCKGHVLLEDVPGVGKTTLVRALAQSMDLSFSRIQFTPDLLPADLLGISVFNPKDAQFHFQKGPLHSQLVLADEINRTSPKTQSSLLEVMQEQQITVDNKTYKLEDPFMVIATQNPIEHEGTFPLPESQLDRFFMKLSMGYPDEQEELKLLELNISAKTLPVIVDIQSIMESRKKAEAIFVSESIKRYIVRLTRATRKHELVDLGASPRATIALYNASKALAYLRGRAYVIPEDVKELFIDIVSHRIFISPQAKYQGKSEKLILKEIMDSTAVPLEV, from the coding sequence ATGATAGCACAGCTTATAAAAAATGTCGAACAGGTAGTAATAGGTAAAAATGAAATCATTGAAAAAATAATAATAGCGCTTTTATGCAAGGGACATGTACTACTTGAGGATGTTCCAGGGGTTGGAAAAACTACCCTTGTGAGAGCACTTGCCCAGTCTATGGACCTTAGCTTTAGCAGAATTCAGTTCACGCCAGATTTACTTCCTGCAGATTTGCTAGGGATTTCAGTTTTTAATCCTAAGGATGCTCAGTTTCATTTTCAAAAAGGGCCACTTCATTCACAGCTGGTTCTTGCAGATGAAATAAATAGAACCTCTCCAAAAACTCAATCTAGCTTGCTTGAGGTAATGCAAGAGCAACAGATAACAGTGGATAACAAAACCTATAAGCTAGAGGATCCATTTATGGTTATAGCAACTCAAAATCCAATAGAGCATGAAGGGACATTTCCACTGCCAGAGTCACAGCTAGACAGATTTTTTATGAAGCTATCCATGGGATATCCTGATGAACAAGAGGAACTGAAGCTGCTTGAGCTAAATATCAGTGCAAAAACCTTGCCAGTTATTGTAGATATACAGTCTATAATGGAATCTAGAAAAAAAGCTGAAGCTATTTTTGTTTCAGAATCTATTAAGCGATATATTGTAAGGCTAACTAGAGCAACGAGAAAGCATGAGCTAGTTGACTTAGGAGCTAGCCCAAGAGCAACAATTGCTTTATATAATGCCAGTAAAGCTCTTGCTTATCTAAGAGGAAGAGCCTATGTGATTCCGGAAGATGTAAAGGAGCTATTTATTGATATAGTTTCGCATAGGATATTTATATCTCCTCAGGCAAAGTATCAAGGTAAAAGCGAAAAGCTAATCTTAAAGGAGATTATGGATTCAACAGCGGTGCCTTTGGAGGTTTAG
- a CDS encoding glutaredoxin family protein has product MKNVTIYTSSSCSYCHAAKDYFNENNIPYTEKNVSEDPEARKTLIQKKIMGVPAIFIEDEVVVGFDKERINELLEI; this is encoded by the coding sequence ATGAAAAATGTGACAATTTATACTAGTTCATCTTGTTCTTACTGTCATGCAGCAAAAGATTATTTCAATGAAAATAATATACCTTATACTGAAAAAAATGTAAGTGAAGATCCAGAAGCTAGAAAAACTTTAATCCAAAAGAAAATCATGGGTGTTCCTGCGATTTTTATAGAAGATGAAGTAGTTGTAGGTTTTGACAAAGAAAGAATAAATGAATTACTAGAAATCTAA
- a CDS encoding TM1266 family iron-only hydrogenase system putative regulator, producing the protein MSQKIAVIGAVLESPDISQERFNHVLSEFKGIVKGRMGIPFPEDNISVISITVVGSLDEINSLTGKLGNIPSVVVKTSISKKEITA; encoded by the coding sequence ATGTCTCAAAAAATAGCTGTGATAGGAGCAGTTTTAGAATCACCTGATATTAGTCAAGAAAGATTCAACCATGTCCTATCTGAGTTTAAAGGCATAGTAAAAGGCAGAATGGGCATTCCCTTTCCAGAAGACAATATATCAGTTATATCTATAACTGTTGTAGGTAGTCTAGACGAGATAAACAGTCTTACTGGAAAACTTGGCAATATTCCTTCTGTTGTAGTCAAAACATCCATATCAAAGAAGGAAATAACCGCTTGA
- the hydE gene encoding [FeFe] hydrogenase H-cluster radical SAM maturase HydE, with translation MRDLINELYQEQTLSKANLINLLLHINDEEREYLYEKAYSVRYEHYKNSVYVRGLIEFSNYCKNDCTYCGISIHNKELTRYHMTPEEVIKTAEIGYSLGFRTFVMQGGEDTSFTDDKFAAIISSIKTQFPEAAVTLSIGERSKESYQKLYDAGADRFLIRHETINKKLYEKLHPKMSYENRIKSLFDLKDIGFQVGTGFMVGVPGQEIEDIANDLLFIKELNPHMIGIGPFIPHKNTPLRDESAGSAELTYTLIAILRLMLPTSLIPSTTSLATLKAENRYKGFRVGANVVMPNLTPYDYKKSYQLYDGKKITDTESYEALEQLKKECLDAGFYIDMARGDYKNWRRK, from the coding sequence ATGCGTGATTTAATCAATGAGCTCTATCAGGAGCAAACCCTTTCAAAAGCCAATCTTATAAACCTTCTTCTTCATATAAATGATGAAGAAAGGGAGTATCTTTATGAAAAAGCCTATAGCGTGCGCTACGAGCATTACAAAAACAGCGTGTATGTGAGAGGCTTAATAGAATTTTCCAACTACTGCAAAAACGATTGTACCTATTGCGGAATCTCTATACATAATAAGGAATTAACCCGTTATCACATGACCCCAGAGGAAGTAATAAAAACTGCAGAAATCGGATATAGCTTAGGCTTTAGAACATTTGTAATGCAAGGTGGAGAAGATACTTCATTTACAGATGATAAGTTTGCAGCTATTATTTCCAGCATTAAAACTCAGTTTCCTGAGGCTGCTGTAACCCTCTCTATCGGTGAGCGTTCAAAAGAGAGCTATCAAAAGCTTTACGATGCAGGAGCAGATCGTTTCCTAATCAGACATGAAACTATTAATAAAAAACTATATGAAAAGCTCCATCCAAAAATGTCTTATGAAAATAGAATTAAATCGCTTTTTGATTTAAAAGACATAGGATTTCAGGTAGGTACAGGTTTCATGGTAGGTGTCCCTGGTCAAGAAATTGAGGATATAGCAAATGACCTCTTATTTATAAAGGAGCTTAATCCTCACATGATAGGTATAGGGCCATTTATCCCTCATAAAAACACGCCTCTTAGAGATGAATCTGCTGGAAGCGCTGAACTTACCTATACATTAATTGCAATACTTAGGCTTATGCTTCCTACTTCGCTTATACCATCTACGACTTCACTTGCAACTTTGAAAGCTGAAAATAGATACAAGGGATTTAGAGTTGGTGCAAATGTAGTAATGCCAAATCTTACCCCTTATGATTATAAAAAGAGCTACCAGCTCTATGATGGAAAGAAAATAACTGATACCGAAAGCTACGAGGCACTTGAGCAATTAAAAAAGGAATGCTTAGATGCAGGGTTTTATATTGATATGGCGCGCGGTGATTATAAAAATTGGAGGAGAAAATAA
- the hydG gene encoding [FeFe] hydrogenase H-cluster radical SAM maturase HydG codes for MINEQLIYETLEKNKNVPKEALLDIIDKGSKLQGLTYDEIAAILQNDDEEVTKALFKAAGEIKNKIYGNRVVMFAPLYISNYCVNSCKYCGYQACNQFDRKKLSQEEIIQEVKILEQMGHKRIALEAGEDPNNCPLDYVLEAIDTIYSVKTNDGNIRRINVNVAATTVENYKKLKDRDIGTYILFQETYHRPTYEVMHTDCLKGNYEYHLTAFDRAMEAGIDDVGAGVLFGLYDYKFEVLGLMMHNAHLEQKYGVGFHTISVPRLKKAEGMDLDMFPHILDDETFKRLIAVIRLAVPFTGMILSTRESVELRREAIHYGISQVSAGSSTGVGGYKEREDGRSVEQFDVSDHRSPLEVVKSLLAQGFVPSYCTACYRSGRTGDRFMQLAKSGNIHNVCSPNALMTLMEYVEDFGDSELKSSAKELIYKEAEKLENEKVKALLIKNLGLIETGERDLFL; via the coding sequence ATGATAAATGAACAATTGATATACGAAACTCTAGAAAAAAATAAAAATGTACCTAAAGAAGCTTTACTAGACATTATAGATAAAGGTTCTAAGCTTCAAGGTCTTACTTATGATGAGATAGCGGCTATACTTCAAAATGACGACGAAGAAGTAACAAAAGCTCTTTTTAAAGCTGCTGGAGAAATCAAAAATAAAATTTATGGCAATAGAGTTGTAATGTTTGCTCCTTTATATATTTCTAATTACTGCGTAAATTCATGTAAATACTGCGGCTATCAAGCCTGTAATCAGTTTGACAGAAAGAAACTGTCACAAGAAGAAATCATACAGGAAGTAAAGATATTGGAGCAAATGGGTCATAAAAGAATTGCTCTTGAAGCAGGAGAAGACCCTAATAACTGTCCTTTGGATTACGTTCTAGAGGCTATTGACACAATCTACTCTGTAAAAACAAATGATGGAAATATCAGACGTATAAATGTAAATGTCGCAGCTACAACAGTTGAAAATTACAAAAAACTTAAAGATAGAGATATCGGAACTTATATCTTATTCCAAGAAACTTATCATCGTCCTACCTATGAGGTAATGCACACAGATTGCTTAAAAGGCAACTATGAATACCATCTTACTGCTTTTGACAGAGCTATGGAAGCAGGAATAGATGATGTAGGCGCAGGGGTTTTATTTGGGCTATATGATTATAAATTCGAAGTACTTGGCCTTATGATGCACAACGCACATCTAGAGCAAAAATATGGAGTTGGTTTTCATACTATATCTGTTCCTAGACTTAAAAAAGCAGAAGGTATGGATTTAGATATGTTCCCTCATATCCTTGATGATGAAACCTTTAAGCGCCTTATAGCTGTAATTAGACTTGCTGTGCCATTTACAGGTATGATACTTAGCACAAGAGAATCTGTGGAGCTTAGAAGAGAAGCTATACACTACGGTATTTCTCAAGTAAGCGCTGGCTCATCAACTGGTGTAGGTGGATACAAGGAAAGAGAAGACGGAAGATCTGTAGAGCAGTTTGATGTGTCTGACCACCGTTCTCCACTAGAGGTTGTCAAGTCTCTTTTAGCTCAAGGCTTCGTACCTAGCTACTGTACAGCATGCTATAGATCAGGTCGTACTGGGGATAGATTTATGCAGCTTGCCAAATCAGGAAACATCCACAATGTATGTAGTCCAAATGCTCTAATGACTCTTATGGAATATGTAGAGGATTTTGGAGATAGCGAGCTTAAATCTTCTGCTAAAGAGCTAATTTACAAAGAAGCAGAAAAGCTAGAAAATGAGAAAGTAAAAGCTCTATTAATAAAAAATCTTGGATTAATAGAAACTGGCGAAAGAGATTTATTCCTATAG
- the hydF gene encoding [FeFe] hydrogenase H-cluster maturation GTPase HydF: MNTTPSGNRTHIGIFGKRNAGKSSLLNAITEQKVSLVSDIGGTTTDPVKKAMELLPYGPVLFIDTAGLDDVGVLGELRKNRAKEMFTQIDFALIVHDINDIDKEFESELLREFKRFSVSYMIVINKLDSADEKTKKQIQETYPEAFFLSTSKREDVLDFKKALINKLSKKMEEETIIGDLLPYGSHVVLVVPIDSEAPKGRIILPQVQLIRDALDHGIICHVVRDTELSDTLERLDKVDLVVTDSQAFQEVSKIVPEEIPLTSFSILFARQKGDLKTFYDGIKVIESLPPDARILMAEICTHNTSHEDIGRYKIPALLKRNLGESLRFEFFQGNEYPQDVSNYDLVVHCGGCMMTKKQMNNRLNLLNQVAVPVTNYGVLLAWGARILERSMKPFKNEL; the protein is encoded by the coding sequence ATGAATACTACACCTTCTGGAAACAGAACCCATATAGGGATATTTGGAAAAAGAAATGCAGGAAAATCTTCGTTATTAAATGCAATAACTGAGCAAAAGGTATCACTAGTTTCAGATATTGGTGGTACCACTACTGACCCTGTAAAAAAAGCTATGGAGCTTCTTCCTTATGGTCCAGTATTATTTATAGATACTGCTGGTCTAGATGATGTAGGAGTGCTAGGAGAGCTTAGAAAAAATAGAGCTAAGGAAATGTTCACTCAGATAGACTTTGCTCTCATTGTCCACGATATAAATGATATAGATAAAGAGTTTGAGTCAGAGCTTTTGCGAGAATTTAAAAGATTTTCTGTTTCATATATGATAGTTATTAACAAGCTAGATTCAGCTGATGAAAAAACTAAAAAGCAAATACAAGAAACTTATCCAGAAGCTTTCTTCTTATCTACTTCTAAAAGAGAAGACGTACTTGATTTTAAAAAAGCTCTGATTAATAAGCTTTCAAAAAAAATGGAAGAGGAAACCATAATTGGGGACCTACTACCTTATGGCAGTCACGTTGTCTTGGTTGTTCCTATAGATTCAGAAGCTCCAAAAGGAAGAATCATCTTGCCTCAGGTTCAGCTGATAAGAGATGCACTAGACCATGGTATAATCTGCCACGTAGTCAGAGATACCGAGCTATCTGATACCCTAGAAAGACTAGATAAGGTTGATTTAGTAGTTACAGATTCACAGGCCTTTCAAGAGGTATCTAAAATAGTACCTGAAGAAATACCTTTAACTAGCTTTTCTATATTATTTGCGAGACAAAAAGGCGATTTAAAAACCTTCTATGATGGGATAAAGGTAATAGAAAGCCTTCCTCCTGATGCTAGGATATTGATGGCTGAAATATGCACACACAATACCTCTCATGAAGATATAGGAAGATATAAAATTCCTGCTCTCCTAAAAAGAAATCTTGGGGAATCACTTAGATTTGAATTTTTCCAAGGTAATGAATATCCACAGGATGTATCGAATTACGATTTGGTAGTCCACTGTGGTGGCTGTATGATGACTAAAAAACAGATGAATAATAGACTTAATCTTTTAAATCAAGTAGCTGTTCCTGTAACAAATTATGGAGTACTTCTTGCTTGGGGCGCTAGGATTCTGGAGCGGTCTATGAAACCCTTTAAAAACGAACTCTAG
- a CDS encoding SEC-C metal-binding domain-containing protein, whose amino-acid sequence MALYEAWKKEAYEPKSEAEYESFWQEYLPKEQKIYEYLLSNKDEKVSGKLKDLAERFEIDTKTFVGFMDGINTSLVSEYDVENLEEDSEITLDVDMEKLYFNMHDAKADWLYTLPQWEELLTKEKREEIEKEYKKSKTIVKGDRIGRNDPCTCGSGKKYKKCCGKDEN is encoded by the coding sequence ATGGCTCTTTATGAAGCATGGAAAAAAGAGGCTTACGAACCAAAGTCTGAGGCTGAATACGAAAGCTTTTGGCAGGAATATCTACCAAAAGAACAAAAAATATATGAGTATCTGCTTTCTAATAAAGATGAAAAGGTTTCAGGTAAGTTAAAGGATTTAGCAGAAAGATTCGAAATCGATACTAAAACCTTTGTTGGTTTTATGGATGGAATAAACACTAGCTTAGTATCTGAGTATGACGTTGAAAATCTAGAAGAAGATAGTGAAATAACTCTAGATGTGGATATGGAAAAACTGTATTTCAATATGCATGATGCAAAGGCTGACTGGCTATACACATTACCACAGTGGGAAGAGCTTCTTACTAAGGAAAAAAGAGAAGAAATAGAAAAAGAATACAAAAAGAGTAAGACTATAGTAAAAGGTGATAGAATAGGAAGAAATGATCCTTGTACTTGTGGCAGCGGAAAAAAATACAAAAAATGCTGCGGAAAAGATGAAAATTAA
- the thiT gene encoding energy-coupled thiamine transporter ThiT codes for MEKMSTRMMVEAGIMIALAQILSYVKIFEAPYGGSVTAGSMVPIIIFSLRWGFKNGLLTGLAYGALQFILGPKYSYHIVSLLFDYFIAFSVLGFAGLFNNTRAGSLVGSGFGVFLRFVCHVISGVVVFGAYAPETMNPVWYSIVYNAGYLLPEMAISLFIVGILYAPLKKASPVS; via the coding sequence ATGGAAAAAATGTCGACCAGAATGATGGTAGAGGCAGGAATAATGATTGCTCTTGCCCAAATCTTAAGCTATGTAAAGATATTTGAGGCTCCTTATGGAGGTTCAGTTACTGCAGGAAGTATGGTACCCATAATAATATTTTCGCTTAGATGGGGATTTAAAAATGGTTTATTAACAGGGCTTGCTTATGGAGCTCTTCAATTTATACTAGGTCCAAAATACAGCTATCATATAGTATCTTTATTATTTGATTATTTTATAGCATTTTCAGTTTTAGGCTTTGCTGGTCTTTTTAACAACACTAGAGCAGGTAGCCTAGTAGGAAGTGGATTTGGTGTATTTTTAAGATTTGTGTGCCATGTTATATCAGGGGTAGTGGTGTTTGGAGCATATGCTCCTGAAACTATGAATCCAGTTTGGTATTCTATAGTATACAATGCAGGCTATTTATTACCAGAAATGGCAATATCCCTATTTATAGTAGGAATTTTATATGCACCACTTAAAAAGGCTTCACCTGTTAGCTAA
- the mobA gene encoding molybdenum cofactor guanylyltransferase: protein MRDFGSAVVLAGGKSSRMGFDKSTMVLQNKKLIESTIKKLDSLFDDIIISVDSIEKKSEFNHDKIAVDKVKGVGPLGGMISALEMAQSDKLFVIPCDMPVIDTKYISFMMKYMDDNEIILSEKNGYFEPFPGFYSKSLIPRIEELINQNRRSIRAIFECSRTKVISESEWKKLGFSEEIFTNLNTTQDVEKYLSYK, encoded by the coding sequence ATGAGAGATTTTGGTAGTGCAGTTGTACTTGCTGGGGGAAAATCTAGTCGCATGGGATTCGACAAGAGCACCATGGTATTGCAGAACAAAAAATTAATTGAGAGCACAATAAAAAAGCTAGATAGTTTATTTGATGACATAATTATATCAGTAGATAGCATAGAAAAAAAATCAGAATTCAATCATGATAAAATAGCTGTTGATAAAGTAAAGGGTGTTGGACCACTAGGAGGAATGATTTCGGCTCTTGAAATGGCTCAAAGCGATAAACTTTTTGTTATACCTTGTGATATGCCAGTTATAGACACAAAATATATAAGCTTTATGATGAAATATATGGATGATAATGAAATTATCTTGTCAGAAAAAAATGGATATTTTGAGCCTTTTCCTGGGTTTTACTCCAAAAGCTTGATTCCAAGAATAGAGGAACTTATAAACCAAAATAGACGCTCAATTAGGGCTATATTTGAATGCTCAAGAACCAAAGTAATTTCAGAATCTGAGTGGAAGAAGCTTGGATTTAGCGAAGAAATATTTACGAATCTCAATACTACCCAGGATGTAGAAAAATATTTAAGCTATAAATGA
- a CDS encoding excisionase family DNA-binding protein, protein MKSGDYMNIDNLYSPEEAGQILKISKYTIYEMIKRGELTAHQVGRHIRISDSQLKAYLSQLKGSQNIFSGTVIHKDDEIFVDIGQVLIRVNTTLSGDVKISVDPDDIILSKQDVICSARNIHKGKVIDIKEDDMNMRITLDIGAPIKAVITKTSYKEMNINIGDELFTIFKALSVKAFK, encoded by the coding sequence ATGAAAAGTGGTGACTATATGAATATAGACAATTTATATTCTCCAGAAGAAGCAGGGCAGATATTAAAAATATCTAAATATACTATTTATGAGATGATAAAAAGAGGAGAACTCACTGCTCATCAAGTAGGAAGACATATAAGGATATCGGATTCTCAGCTAAAAGCATATTTATCTCAGTTAAAAGGCTCCCAAAATATTTTTTCGGGGACAGTTATTCATAAGGATGATGAAATTTTTGTTGATATTGGGCAGGTTTTAATTAGAGTAAACACAACTTTATCTGGAGATGTAAAAATATCAGTGGATCCAGATGATATAATATTAAGCAAGCAAGATGTCATTTGCAGTGCAAGAAATATTCACAAAGGAAAAGTTATAGATATAAAAGAGGACGATATGAATATGAGAATTACACTTGATATAGGAGCACCTATAAAAGCTGTAATAACGAAAACATCATATAAAGAGATGAACATAAATATTGGGGATGAACTTTTTACTATATTTAAAGCTTTATCAGTTAAAGCCTTTAAATAG
- a CDS encoding [FeFe] hydrogenase, group A produces the protein MAVLIDQELCTGCKMCSDVCPVDAISGNAGKPQSIDENKCVLCGQCVQMCSSFASVFDEEIEPIEKKLSDRKMLKGIKEPLFAAYYDNNIHKVLDILNDKNQFSVVQCAPAVRVAIAEDFGMDLGSLTPGKMAAALRKLGFDRVYDTNFSADLTIMEEGTELIERVTKNEKLPMFTSCCPAWVKYMEQSHPEYLDHLSTCKSPQQMAGAIFKTYGAKLDNKSAKDIASVSIMPCTCKSFESERKEMNSSGERDVDVVLTTRELAYLIKEMDIDFVNLQEENFDQPLGNYTGAGNIFGVTGGVMEAAIRTGYELITNQPIDSVDVVAVRGNKNFSESIIKVGDLELKVAVVAGLKNVEPIIEAMKNGKADYHFVEVMTCPEGCISGGGQPKVLLPKHKPMAYENRISGTYQHDSESKLRKSHENPAIKKLYKDFLKNPLGHKSHELLHTKYYSRKDK, from the coding sequence ATGGCTGTTTTAATAGATCAAGAACTATGTACAGGATGTAAGATGTGCTCGGATGTTTGTCCAGTGGATGCAATAAGCGGTAATGCTGGAAAGCCTCAATCAATAGATGAAAATAAATGTGTTTTATGTGGTCAATGTGTACAGATGTGCAGCTCATTTGCCTCTGTTTTTGACGAAGAAATAGAACCAATTGAGAAAAAGCTATCCGATAGAAAGATGCTAAAAGGTATAAAAGAACCTTTGTTTGCAGCTTATTATGATAACAACATACATAAAGTATTAGATATATTGAATGATAAGAATCAGTTCTCAGTAGTTCAGTGTGCACCAGCTGTAAGAGTTGCAATTGCAGAAGATTTTGGAATGGATTTAGGAAGCCTAACTCCTGGTAAAATGGCTGCAGCACTTAGAAAACTAGGATTTGATAGGGTGTATGATACAAACTTCTCAGCTGATTTAACTATCATGGAAGAAGGAACAGAGCTAATTGAAAGAGTTACAAAAAATGAAAAGCTACCTATGTTTACTTCATGCTGTCCAGCATGGGTAAAATACATGGAGCAATCACATCCAGAGTATTTAGACCATCTATCAACCTGTAAATCTCCTCAGCAAATGGCTGGAGCAATATTTAAAACTTACGGTGCAAAGCTAGATAACAAATCAGCGAAGGATATAGCTAGTGTATCCATAATGCCATGCACATGTAAAAGCTTTGAAAGTGAAAGAAAAGAAATGAATAGCAGTGGAGAAAGAGATGTAGATGTTGTACTTACAACTAGAGAGCTTGCTTATTTGATAAAAGAAATGGATATTGATTTTGTAAATCTTCAAGAAGAAAATTTTGATCAGCCTCTTGGTAATTATACTGGAGCAGGAAATATCTTTGGTGTTACTGGTGGAGTTATGGAAGCTGCAATTAGAACAGGCTATGAGCTAATCACAAATCAACCAATCGATAGCGTAGATGTTGTAGCTGTAAGAGGAAATAAAAACTTCAGCGAATCTATAATCAAGGTAGGAGACTTAGAACTAAAAGTAGCTGTAGTTGCAGGCCTAAAAAATGTAGAGCCTATAATAGAAGCTATGAAAAATGGAAAAGCTGATTATCACTTTGTAGAAGTTATGACATGTCCAGAGGGATGTATAAGTGGTGGAGGACAGCCAAAAGTACTGCTTCCTAAGCATAAACCTATGGCATATGAAAATAGAATAAGTGGAACCTATCAGCACGATAGTGAAAGCAAGCTTAGAAAATCTCATGAAAATCCAGCAATTAAAAAGCTATACAAAGATTTTCTAAAAAATCCTCTTGGCCATAAATCACATGAACTACTTCATACAAAATATTATTCAAGAAAAGATAAGTAG
- a CDS encoding 4Fe-4S dicluster domain-containing protein gives MRNEISSFVIADPTKCVGCRTCELACFTVHNSKNETRYTVGTVKTPVIPRLFLVKDEDFAMPVQCRHCEDAPCANSCPVNAIKKADNAIVVDEKLCIGCKTCILACPFGALELLPEYNEAQEVQQYGLEEPKKIAYKCDLCSKMDGYACIEACPKDALSLVEPALDKKTKNLKAALSILETMKNL, from the coding sequence ATGAGAAATGAAATTAGCAGTTTTGTAATTGCTGATCCTACGAAATGTGTAGGCTGCAGAACATGTGAATTGGCTTGCTTTACAGTTCACAATTCAAAGAATGAAACAAGGTACACTGTAGGTACAGTAAAAACTCCAGTGATACCAAGATTATTCTTAGTAAAGGACGAGGACTTTGCTATGCCTGTGCAGTGTAGACATTGTGAAGATGCTCCATGTGCAAATAGTTGTCCAGTAAATGCTATCAAGAAAGCTGATAATGCTATTGTAGTCGATGAAAAGCTGTGTATAGGCTGTAAAACTTGTATCTTAGCTTGTCCTTTTGGAGCACTAGAGCTGCTTCCAGAGTACAATGAAGCTCAAGAAGTACAGCAATATGGTCTTGAAGAGCCTAAGAAAATAGCTTATAAATGTGATTTATGTAGCAAAATGGATGGATATGCATGTATAGAGGCCTGTCCAAAGGATGCTCTTAGTCTCGTGGAGCCTGCACTTGATAAAAAGACTAAGAATCTAAAAGCGGCATTAAGCATTTTAGAAACAATGAAAAACTTATAA
- the fdhD gene encoding formate dehydrogenase accessory sulfurtransferase FdhD, whose amino-acid sequence MADLFLNRKTNNPMDLSSSEDCIKVSGIIKLNSGSFSICEDYLIIEQKIELKIYQNDKLIATNIFYCSPTYIKELVVGYLVSFDIISNFDDIKNLSISEDKSEAIVELSEKIRKEMDDLEDDNIRFFNPNLIFESMQKNLSYSKLFSKTGGAHCIGFLDTNSYIKAFEDVGRHNALDKLIGHISIMKINPKDIAIMTSGRLSQDMALKCINAGIKTIFTKSAPTSMAFELCKAHQITLVGFVRNSRLNIYNQGAYSKIINEDAIEMVFSEAKIDTKNLRYKVLKDTAIFLNR is encoded by the coding sequence ATGGCAGATTTATTTTTAAATAGAAAAACTAATAATCCTATGGACTTAAGTTCAAGCGAGGATTGCATAAAAGTAAGTGGAATTATCAAGCTAAATAGTGGAAGCTTTAGCATATGCGAGGATTATCTGATAATAGAGCAGAAAATAGAATTAAAAATCTATCAAAATGATAAGCTTATAGCTACTAATATATTTTATTGCAGTCCAACCTATATAAAGGAACTAGTTGTTGGATATTTAGTGAGCTTTGATATTATATCCAATTTTGATGATATAAAAAACCTTAGCATAAGCGAAGATAAGAGTGAAGCTATAGTTGAGCTAAGCGAGAAAATTAGAAAAGAAATGGATGATTTAGAGGATGATAACATAAGATTTTTCAATCCTAATTTAATTTTTGAGTCTATGCAAAAAAATTTATCTTACTCAAAGCTTTTTTCAAAAACTGGGGGAGCACATTGTATTGGATTTTTAGATACAAATAGTTATATTAAAGCTTTTGAGGATGTAGGAAGACATAATGCCTTAGATAAATTAATAGGTCATATTTCAATAATGAAAATCAATCCAAAAGATATAGCGATTATGACAAGTGGAAGGCTTTCTCAAGATATGGCTCTGAAATGCATAAACGCAGGAATTAAGACGATTTTTACAAAGTCAGCACCTACAAGTATGGCATTTGAGCTTTGCAAAGCACACCAAATAACTTTAGTAGGCTTTGTACGTAATTCAAGGCTTAATATATATAATCAAGGGGCTTATAGTAAGATTATCAACGAAGATGCAATTGAAATGGTTTTTAGTGAAGCAAAGATTGATACTAAAAACCTAAGATATAAAGTTCTAAAGGACACAGCGATTTTCTTAAATAGATAA